From Kineosporia succinea, the proteins below share one genomic window:
- a CDS encoding WcbI family polysaccharide biosynthesis putative acetyltransferase, whose amino-acid sequence MSLIRRTVARALPAPALSVAVHRDLYMPAQLRRDHRPIALVFGNCQAEALRRVLVTHPGFAERYQLLRIPAVHEISAKELELIEARLPEVEVFIAQNVKPGYRGMALGTTELAQKLPSTARTLGYPVAYFEGPFPFHVYVNREGTAINASAPITEYHDLRHLYAASKGWNATTTLRKLDELVLDPDWVRSNAERSLGELAKRESELTARLTPIIAEHPTTSFRTLNHPVNGLVTQVARQLLTQLGYADADRVLDSRQFYLDHTSAPLEPQIVRALGGEPDADTRGEWITPEGTFSRSDVVTAHLAFYADEPGLVEIGVRKHAERLRVLESMWR is encoded by the coding sequence ATGAGCCTGATCCGTCGTACGGTTGCCCGCGCCCTCCCGGCGCCCGCCCTGAGCGTCGCGGTGCACCGAGACCTCTACATGCCCGCCCAGCTGCGGCGCGACCACCGTCCGATCGCTCTGGTGTTCGGCAACTGCCAGGCCGAGGCGCTGCGCCGGGTGCTGGTCACCCACCCCGGCTTCGCGGAGCGCTACCAGCTGCTGCGAATCCCGGCGGTGCACGAGATCTCGGCCAAGGAGCTCGAGCTGATCGAGGCCCGGCTGCCCGAGGTCGAGGTCTTCATCGCGCAGAACGTGAAGCCGGGCTACCGCGGCATGGCCCTGGGCACCACCGAGCTGGCCCAGAAGCTGCCCTCGACGGCCCGCACGCTCGGCTACCCGGTGGCCTACTTCGAGGGCCCGTTCCCGTTCCACGTGTACGTGAACCGCGAGGGCACCGCGATCAACGCGTCCGCCCCGATCACCGAGTACCACGACCTGCGTCACCTCTACGCGGCGAGCAAGGGCTGGAACGCCACCACCACGCTGCGCAAGCTCGACGAGCTGGTGCTCGACCCGGACTGGGTGCGCAGCAACGCCGAGCGCTCGCTGGGCGAGCTGGCCAAGCGCGAGTCGGAGCTCACGGCACGGCTGACCCCGATCATCGCCGAGCACCCGACCACCAGCTTCCGCACGCTGAACCACCCGGTCAACGGCCTGGTGACGCAGGTGGCCCGCCAGCTCCTGACCCAGCTCGGGTACGCGGACGCCGACCGGGTGCTGGACTCGCGGCAGTTCTACCTCGACCACACCTCGGCCCCGCTCGAGCCGCAGATCGTGCGGGCGCTGGGCGGCGAGCCCGACGCCGACACCCGGGGCGAGTGGATCACGCCCGAGGGCACGTTCAGCCGCTCCGACGTGGTCACCGCCCACCTGGCCTTCTACGCCGACGAGCCGGGCCTGGTCGAGATCGGGGTGCGCAAGCACGCCGAGCGTCTGCGCGTTCTCGAATCGATGTGGCGGTGA
- a CDS encoding glycosyltransferase — MSVVIACRNAADTLGIQLEALSRQQYDGEWDVIISDNGSTDHTRIVAQRYMSVLPGLQIVDSSDRAGAGHARNVAAHVSTSDFLAFCDADDEVAEDWLSTMTAALARNPFVAGRFESRKLNSERVWRSRPLQQDTGLQESPFGPGLPHAGAGNMGIKRDVFLAVGGFDQAVGTLEDTDLCWRVQLSGTALIFAPDVNVHVRLRSSFRKMWRQGLNYGHASALLEQRYGSKPIASVTAVTTSLAVIKATQESENARSAGPVAGALKLLRENPSPGALLWAVGWHVGHRAYKDDELPPLPALTASPAPSSESQLRQAG; from the coding sequence GTGAGCGTGGTGATCGCCTGCCGTAACGCTGCCGACACACTCGGCATTCAACTCGAAGCGCTGTCCCGCCAGCAGTACGACGGCGAGTGGGACGTCATCATCAGCGACAACGGGTCGACCGACCACACGCGAATTGTTGCGCAGCGTTACATGAGCGTGCTGCCGGGCCTCCAGATCGTCGACTCCTCCGACCGGGCCGGCGCCGGGCACGCCCGCAATGTCGCCGCCCACGTCTCCACCTCCGACTTCCTGGCGTTCTGCGACGCCGACGACGAGGTGGCCGAAGACTGGCTGAGCACGATGACGGCCGCTCTGGCACGCAACCCGTTCGTCGCCGGGCGCTTCGAGTCCCGCAAGCTCAACTCCGAGCGGGTCTGGCGCTCGCGCCCCCTGCAGCAGGACACCGGCCTGCAGGAGTCCCCGTTCGGCCCGGGGCTGCCGCACGCGGGCGCCGGCAACATGGGCATCAAGCGCGACGTCTTCCTCGCCGTCGGCGGTTTCGACCAGGCCGTCGGCACGCTCGAAGACACCGACCTGTGCTGGCGCGTGCAGCTTTCCGGCACCGCCCTGATCTTCGCGCCCGACGTCAACGTGCACGTCCGCCTGCGCAGCTCGTTCCGCAAGATGTGGCGCCAGGGGCTCAACTACGGCCATGCCTCGGCCCTGCTCGAGCAGCGCTACGGCAGCAAGCCGATCGCCAGCGTCACCGCCGTCACCACCTCGCTCGCCGTGATCAAGGCGACCCAGGAGTCCGAGAACGCCCGTTCGGCCGGTCCGGTCGCCGGGGCCCTGAAGCTGCTGCGCGAGAACCCCTCCCCCGGCGCCCTGCTGTGGGCCGTGGGCTGGCACGTCGGCCACCGCGCCTACAAGGACGACGAACTGCCGCCCCTGCCCGCGCTGACGGCCTCTCCGGCCCCGTCCTCGGAGAGCCAGCTGCGCCAGGCCGGCTGA
- a CDS encoding glycosyltransferase, with protein MPTTDAPKPGAAGTPRALLVTKEFSAVPTSGGTLRTLAILETLATRYDTTVVSPDGVVAKGPGRPLEEHPGRASGGDALRRLRTSWRYKSLSGIRTGGSKLLDNLWNAAEGRYDVGIIDHTALAGLTDEVAAGCDRVVVSMHNIESDLMNQRAQLATSAKARLAMNAEVRLLRHLEAHVADHYPVMVCTAADARALNAKRGGIVAKNGIFAGQVTPSGNRPPNSMVFSGALDWEPNIDGIVWFSEKVWPLVRAQMPDATVTIAGRNPGKAVTEACAPDGITLLANPPVMSTVLDAHLLGIVPLLAGGGSRIKILEYLAAGIDIVSTDVGASGLEDIPSELVDRLAIDPQLFADTVVARLRSPRDTSAVAQDWVKKHYSWDVTLQPLLDFLEH; from the coding sequence GTGCCCACGACTGACGCTCCCAAGCCCGGCGCCGCCGGTACCCCCCGCGCTCTGCTGGTGACCAAGGAGTTCTCCGCGGTCCCGACCTCGGGCGGCACCCTGCGCACCCTCGCCATCCTGGAGACGCTGGCGACCCGCTACGACACCACCGTGGTCAGCCCCGACGGCGTGGTCGCGAAGGGGCCCGGCCGCCCGCTGGAAGAGCACCCGGGCCGCGCCTCCGGTGGAGACGCGCTGCGCCGCCTGCGCACCAGCTGGCGCTACAAGTCGCTGAGCGGGATCCGCACCGGCGGCTCGAAGCTGCTCGACAACCTCTGGAACGCGGCCGAGGGCCGCTACGACGTCGGCATCATCGACCACACCGCCCTGGCGGGCCTGACCGACGAGGTCGCCGCCGGTTGCGACCGGGTGGTCGTCAGCATGCACAACATCGAGTCCGACCTGATGAATCAGCGCGCCCAGCTGGCCACCTCGGCCAAGGCCCGGCTCGCCATGAACGCCGAGGTGCGGTTGCTGCGTCACCTCGAGGCGCACGTGGCCGACCACTACCCGGTGATGGTCTGCACCGCGGCCGACGCCCGGGCCCTCAACGCCAAACGCGGCGGGATCGTGGCCAAGAACGGCATCTTCGCCGGGCAGGTCACGCCCTCGGGCAACCGCCCGCCGAACTCGATGGTCTTCTCCGGCGCCCTCGACTGGGAGCCGAACATCGACGGCATCGTCTGGTTCTCGGAGAAGGTCTGGCCGCTGGTGCGGGCCCAGATGCCCGACGCCACGGTGACGATCGCCGGCCGTAACCCGGGCAAGGCCGTCACCGAGGCCTGCGCGCCCGACGGCATCACCCTGCTGGCCAACCCGCCGGTCATGTCCACGGTGCTCGACGCCCACCTGCTCGGCATCGTGCCGCTGCTGGCCGGCGGCGGCTCCCGCATCAAGATTCTCGAGTACCTGGCGGCGGGCATCGACATCGTCTCCACCGACGTCGGCGCCTCCGGCCTGGAGGACATCCCCTCCGAGCTGGTCGACCGCCTGGCCATCGACCCGCAGCTGTTCGCCGACACCGTGGTGGCGCGGCTGCGCTCGCCGCGCGACACCTCGGCCGTGGCCCAGGACTGGGTGAAGAAGCACTACTCGTGGGACGTCACGCTGCAGCCGCTGCTGGACTTCCTGGAGCACTGA
- a CDS encoding glycosyltransferase family 2 protein: MTTHRPAVTVCIPTFNRRELLARSLRSVLDQSWEDAEIIVSDNASTDGTEDYVRSLDDPRLRYDRLPSNIGLFGNLSRCLGLGSGRYRVVLPDDDSMLPGNLAAKVAFLDANPGAGFVHSAFRYLDAGPEPQPETQNWSRLTADTLEPGVAFLRRSLAVGGIVCVSSVMTRSSMVAGERFDISDGPYADIALWCRIAARSDVGFLAAPLSGYMVHGGSASSGFQLVEVAGGRHQLTMQHADATLQAHGRFVQRADISPELRAELAAIVAEADRRMRLSVLANRTIPPNALRVLKRAVGWGRGNALHNRLSLDGHNGEAPEVTA; encoded by the coding sequence ATGACCACTCACCGGCCCGCGGTGACCGTGTGCATCCCCACGTTCAACCGCCGGGAGCTGCTCGCCCGCAGTCTCCGTAGTGTGCTCGACCAGTCCTGGGAAGACGCCGAGATCATCGTCTCGGACAACGCGTCCACCGACGGCACCGAGGACTACGTCCGGTCGCTCGACGACCCGCGCCTGCGCTACGACCGGCTGCCCTCGAACATCGGCCTCTTCGGCAACCTCTCGCGCTGCCTGGGCCTGGGCTCCGGCCGCTACCGGGTGGTGCTCCCCGACGACGACAGCATGCTGCCGGGCAACCTGGCCGCCAAGGTCGCCTTCCTCGACGCGAATCCGGGTGCGGGTTTCGTGCACTCCGCGTTCCGGTACCTCGACGCGGGTCCCGAACCGCAGCCCGAGACCCAGAACTGGTCCCGCCTGACCGCCGACACCCTGGAGCCCGGCGTCGCCTTCCTGCGGCGCTCGCTGGCCGTGGGTGGCATCGTCTGCGTCTCCTCGGTGATGACCCGCAGCTCGATGGTCGCGGGTGAGCGCTTCGACATCTCCGACGGCCCGTACGCCGACATCGCGCTCTGGTGCCGCATCGCCGCCCGGTCCGACGTCGGCTTCCTGGCCGCGCCGCTGTCGGGCTACATGGTGCACGGCGGCTCGGCCAGCTCCGGTTTCCAGCTGGTGGAGGTCGCGGGCGGCCGGCACCAGCTGACCATGCAGCACGCCGACGCCACCCTGCAGGCGCACGGCCGGTTCGTTCAGCGCGCCGACATCAGCCCCGAGCTGAGGGCCGAGCTGGCCGCGATCGTGGCCGAGGCCGACCGCCGGATGCGCCTGAGCGTCCTGGCCAACCGCACCATCCCGCCGAACGCGCTGCGGGTGCTCAAGCGCGCGGTCGGCTGGGGCCGGGGCAACGCGCTGCACAACCGGCTGTCGCTCGACGGCCACAACGGCGAGGCCCCGGAGGTCACCGCGTGA
- a CDS encoding FAD-dependent oxidoreductase: MIEADVCVVGAGPAGLSVSSVLAGSGVRVVLLEGGSEAAWRQLADVRSEGEDAYPQSDVTQTRGSGIGGTAGQWSYRMNNVDADPEAGERGCRYAPLDAIDFERREEVPHSGWPITRSDLDPWYSKAQKIAGLGEFAYHPNSWSTPQAQPLDLDPSLVETQMFQFAPASIWVRKVSGALQAAGVRIVTDANVTRLEVDTPGTRVTGVHFSRTDGTTDSVRARAVVLATGGIETARLLLMSDDRVTGGLGNTKDQVGRYWMEHPLVRGGMLLARPGAKLGERLKLYDAHWQGSTKMMAKLSVAPDRMRREGLLSTSCLFLPRHEVIAGSAVQAYTEIRSPSGRGSGLLHQAALGARIALGAKNLLTARRAIAEQPGLDLSGWSRQPDAGRFRVFEIVHQTEQSPDPDNRITLDRDTRDRFGRPVPVLNWHWSAEDRRRITRSRNLYAQAFSEAGLGEFAQTDWDGGQPRLLGGNHHHLGGVRMSPDPATGVVDADARVHEVPNLFVAGSSVFPTGGSVNPTLTIVALSLRLGAHLVKELPTL; the protein is encoded by the coding sequence GTGATCGAGGCCGATGTCTGCGTGGTCGGAGCCGGTCCGGCCGGGTTGTCGGTGTCGTCGGTGCTGGCCGGGTCCGGCGTGCGGGTGGTGCTGCTCGAGGGCGGCTCCGAGGCGGCCTGGCGCCAGCTCGCCGACGTGCGTTCCGAGGGCGAGGACGCCTACCCGCAGAGCGACGTCACCCAGACCCGGGGCTCGGGCATCGGCGGCACGGCCGGTCAGTGGAGCTACCGGATGAACAACGTGGACGCCGATCCGGAGGCCGGTGAGCGGGGCTGCCGCTACGCGCCGCTGGACGCGATCGACTTCGAGCGGCGCGAGGAGGTGCCGCACTCCGGCTGGCCGATCACCCGCTCCGACCTCGACCCCTGGTACTCGAAGGCGCAGAAGATCGCCGGGCTGGGCGAGTTCGCCTACCACCCGAACTCCTGGAGCACCCCGCAGGCGCAGCCCCTCGACCTCGACCCGTCGCTCGTCGAGACCCAGATGTTCCAGTTCGCCCCGGCCTCGATCTGGGTGCGCAAGGTCTCGGGCGCGCTGCAGGCCGCCGGCGTGCGGATCGTCACCGACGCCAACGTGACCCGTCTGGAGGTCGACACCCCGGGCACCCGGGTGACCGGCGTCCACTTCTCCCGCACCGACGGCACCACCGACAGCGTGCGCGCCCGGGCCGTGGTGCTGGCCACCGGCGGTATCGAGACCGCGCGGCTGCTGCTGATGTCCGACGACCGGGTCACCGGCGGCCTGGGCAACACCAAGGACCAGGTGGGCCGCTACTGGATGGAGCACCCGCTGGTGCGCGGCGGCATGCTCCTCGCCCGCCCCGGGGCGAAGCTCGGCGAGCGGCTCAAGCTCTACGACGCGCACTGGCAGGGCTCGACCAAGATGATGGCCAAGCTGTCGGTGGCCCCCGACCGGATGCGACGCGAGGGACTGCTCTCCACGAGCTGCCTCTTCCTGCCCCGGCACGAGGTGATCGCGGGCAGCGCCGTGCAGGCCTACACCGAGATCCGCAGCCCCTCCGGCCGCGGCTCCGGGCTGCTGCACCAGGCGGCGCTGGGCGCCCGCATCGCGCTGGGGGCGAAGAACCTGCTCACCGCCCGCCGGGCGATCGCCGAGCAGCCGGGCCTCGACCTGTCCGGCTGGTCGCGGCAGCCGGACGCGGGCCGGTTCCGGGTGTTCGAGATCGTGCACCAGACCGAGCAGTCGCCCGACCCGGACAACCGGATCACGCTCGACCGCGACACCCGCGACCGGTTCGGCCGGCCGGTGCCGGTGCTGAACTGGCACTGGAGCGCCGAGGACCGCCGCCGCATCACCCGCTCACGCAACCTCTACGCGCAGGCGTTCTCCGAGGCCGGGCTGGGTGAGTTCGCGCAGACCGACTGGGACGGCGGCCAGCCCCGTCTGCTGGGCGGCAACCACCACCACCTGGGTGGTGTGCGGATGTCGCCCGACCCGGCCACCGGCGTGGTGGACGCCGACGCCCGGGTGCACGAGGTGCCGAACCTGTTCGTGGCCGGCAGCTCGGTGTTCCCGACCGGCGGCTCGGTGAACCCGACGCTGACGATCGTGGCGCTCTCGCTGCGGCTGGGCGCGCACCTGGTGAAGGAACTGCCCACCCTCTGA
- a CDS encoding DUF397 domain-containing protein, which yields MRTDELANVVWIKSSRSGVNGNCVEVAFLGEGRVALRDSKDPEGPVLRFTRGEWSAFVDGVAGGELRTP from the coding sequence ATGCGAACTGACGAGCTGGCCAATGTCGTCTGGATCAAGTCCAGTCGCTCCGGCGTGAATGGGAATTGCGTGGAAGTCGCATTCCTCGGTGAGGGTCGTGTAGCTCTGCGTGACAGCAAAGACCCCGAGGGGCCGGTGCTGCGTTTCACCCGGGGTGAGTGGTCGGCGTTCGTCGACGGGGTGGCCGGGGGCGAGCTGCGCACGCCGTAG
- a CDS encoding helix-turn-helix domain-containing protein codes for MASRTPPTVRMRRLASELRRLRGAAGMSREDVAGRTDINVATLYRLETAKGRPQRRTLTSLLELYQVAPEERDALFALLKAAGEKGWVQPYAGSIPEEYSMYIQLESEAASVRNYESLLIPGLLQTAGYIRSSSAGQMPLMPADQIDLQAKIRVGRQDLLTRSNPLALWAIVDEAVLHRVVGGPDVMRDQFEHLLSMMELPNVTFQVVPFSAGSHVGMLGSFSLLDFPDPDPTVACVETMAGSMFRETEDEVRACTVAFDHLRATAASPAESARMVTDRLR; via the coding sequence ATGGCCTCGCGCACGCCGCCGACCGTCCGAATGCGCAGACTCGCGAGCGAGCTGCGCCGGTTGCGGGGTGCTGCCGGGATGAGCCGCGAGGACGTCGCCGGACGCACCGACATCAATGTCGCCACCCTCTACCGGCTGGAGACCGCCAAGGGGCGCCCGCAGCGCCGCACGCTGACCAGCCTGCTGGAGCTCTACCAGGTCGCCCCCGAGGAGCGGGACGCGCTGTTCGCCCTGCTCAAGGCGGCCGGCGAGAAGGGCTGGGTGCAGCCGTACGCCGGGTCGATCCCGGAGGAGTACAGCATGTACATCCAGCTCGAGTCCGAGGCCGCGTCGGTGCGCAACTACGAGTCGCTGCTGATCCCCGGCCTGCTGCAGACGGCGGGCTACATCCGGTCCTCCTCGGCCGGGCAGATGCCGCTGATGCCGGCCGACCAGATCGACCTGCAGGCCAAGATCCGGGTCGGGCGTCAGGATTTGTTAACGCGCAGTAATCCCCTGGCTCTGTGGGCCATTGTCGACGAAGCGGTGTTGCATCGGGTTGTCGGAGGGCCCGATGTGATGCGTGATCAATTCGAGCACCTGCTGTCGATGATGGAATTGCCGAACGTGACTTTCCAGGTCGTGCCCTTTAGCGCCGGTTCTCACGTCGGCATGCTCGGCTCGTTCTCGCTGCTCGACTTCCCCGATCCCGACCCGACCGTGGCCTGTGTCGAAACCATGGCGGGGAGCATGTTTCGGGAGACCGAGGACGAGGTCCGGGCCTGTACTGTTGCCTTCGACCACTTGCGGGCCACGGCCGCGTCCCCTGCCGAATCAGCGCGCATGGTGACCGACCGACTGCGATGA
- a CDS encoding NAD(P)/FAD-dependent oxidoreductase translates to MSNQPAQTRDAAVKPARERVVIIGSGFGGLFAARKLARTDVDVTIIAKTSHHLFQPLLYQVATGVLSQGEIAPATREVLQGQKNARVMLGEVTIIDVASKTVTSSTPTGADTVTPYDTLIVAAGAGQSYFGNDHFSEFAPGMKSIDDALELRGRIFGAFEMAEVTEDPEEIQQWLTFVVVGAGPTGVEMAGQIAELAHRTLKRDFRKIDPTKARVLLLDAAPAVLPPFGEKLGRKAQSQLETMGVEVQLDVKVVNVDEGGVDVIDPDGSPRRIEARTKVWAAGVQASPLGKQLAEQTGAETDRAGRVLVQEDCTLPGHPEIFVIGDMMSLNRYPGVAQVAMQAGKYAAKTIQHRLKHPGGEKLPPFEYFDKGSMATVSRFHAVAKINERIQLSGFIAWLMWLAVHLVYLIGFKNRVTTLMHWAVTFIGRGRSERTVTDQQVFARMALHREKLATQAERAETAKNVAS, encoded by the coding sequence ATGTCGAACCAGCCTGCACAGACCCGCGACGCGGCCGTGAAACCGGCCCGCGAACGGGTTGTCATCATCGGGTCCGGTTTCGGCGGCCTCTTCGCCGCCCGCAAGCTGGCCCGCACTGACGTCGACGTCACGATCATCGCCAAGACCTCGCACCACCTCTTCCAGCCGCTGCTGTACCAGGTGGCGACCGGTGTGCTGTCCCAGGGCGAGATCGCGCCGGCGACCCGCGAGGTGCTCCAGGGCCAGAAGAACGCCCGGGTGATGCTCGGAGAGGTCACGATCATCGACGTGGCCTCGAAGACGGTCACCTCGAGCACCCCCACCGGCGCCGACACGGTGACGCCGTACGACACCCTGATCGTGGCCGCCGGGGCGGGTCAGTCCTACTTCGGCAACGACCACTTCTCCGAGTTCGCGCCCGGCATGAAGAGCATCGACGACGCTCTCGAGCTGCGCGGCCGGATCTTCGGCGCCTTCGAGATGGCCGAGGTCACCGAAGACCCGGAGGAGATCCAGCAGTGGCTCACCTTCGTCGTGGTCGGCGCGGGCCCCACCGGTGTCGAGATGGCCGGCCAGATCGCCGAGCTCGCGCACCGCACGCTCAAGCGTGACTTCCGCAAGATCGACCCGACCAAGGCCCGCGTGCTGCTGCTCGACGCCGCCCCGGCCGTGCTCCCGCCGTTCGGCGAGAAGCTGGGGCGCAAGGCGCAGAGCCAGCTCGAGACCATGGGCGTCGAGGTCCAGCTCGACGTCAAGGTCGTGAACGTGGACGAGGGCGGTGTCGACGTGATCGACCCCGACGGCAGCCCCCGCCGCATCGAGGCCCGCACCAAGGTCTGGGCCGCCGGCGTGCAGGCCTCGCCGCTGGGCAAGCAGCTGGCCGAGCAGACCGGCGCCGAGACCGACCGCGCGGGTCGCGTGCTGGTCCAGGAAGACTGCACGCTCCCCGGTCACCCGGAGATCTTCGTGATCGGCGACATGATGTCGCTGAACCGTTACCCGGGTGTCGCCCAGGTGGCGATGCAGGCCGGCAAGTACGCCGCCAAGACCATCCAGCACCGGCTCAAGCACCCGGGCGGCGAGAAGCTCCCGCCGTTCGAGTACTTCGACAAGGGCAGCATGGCCACGGTCTCGCGCTTCCATGCGGTGGCGAAGATCAACGAGCGCATCCAGCTCTCCGGCTTCATCGCCTGGCTGATGTGGCTGGCCGTGCACCTGGTGTACCTGATCGGCTTCAAGAACCGGGTCACCACGCTCATGCACTGGGCGGTCACGTTCATCGGCCGCGGTCGCTCCGAGCGCACGGTCACCGACCAGCAGGTGTTCGCGCGGATGGCGCTGCACCGCGAGAAGCTGGCCACGCAGGCCGAGCGGGCCGAGACCGCGAAGAACGTCGCCTCCTAG
- a CDS encoding HipA family kinase, producing MLRTVAATAYLTPLREGGSLPGLVEADDDGMYVVKFRGAGQGTASLVAEVIVGELSRRLGVRVPELVRITIDGRTARLEPDEEVQELLNSSAGENLGMDYLPGSFGYDGIHWQPPAPEAATIRWIDAFAANIDRTWRNPNLLIWHRDLWAIDHGAALVFQHAWPPLERWATRRYDLSEHILAPVADTLGRAQLDALDAALAARITPELLDEVLNLVPGDWLLTMNAAIGDDRDAAAWRARYREYLLARLTDRAPWRPELAPVSS from the coding sequence GTGCTCCGAACCGTCGCCGCGACCGCGTACCTGACCCCGTTACGGGAGGGCGGATCGCTGCCGGGCCTGGTCGAGGCCGACGACGACGGCATGTACGTGGTCAAGTTCCGCGGGGCCGGGCAGGGCACGGCCTCACTGGTCGCCGAGGTGATCGTGGGCGAGCTGTCGCGCCGGCTCGGGGTGCGGGTGCCGGAACTGGTGCGCATCACGATCGACGGGCGCACCGCGCGGCTCGAGCCCGACGAAGAGGTGCAGGAGCTGCTCAACAGCAGCGCGGGAGAGAACCTGGGCATGGACTACCTGCCCGGCTCGTTCGGTTACGACGGCATCCACTGGCAGCCGCCGGCCCCCGAGGCCGCCACGATCCGCTGGATCGACGCCTTCGCCGCGAACATCGACCGCACCTGGCGCAACCCGAACCTGCTGATCTGGCACCGCGATCTGTGGGCGATCGACCACGGCGCCGCGCTGGTGTTCCAGCACGCCTGGCCACCGCTCGAACGCTGGGCCACCCGCCGCTACGACCTGAGTGAGCACATTCTGGCCCCGGTCGCCGACACCCTGGGCCGCGCGCAGCTCGACGCCCTGGACGCGGCGCTGGCCGCGAGGATCACCCCGGAGCTGCTCGACGAGGTGCTGAACCTGGTTCCCGGAGACTGGCTGCTGACGATGAACGCGGCCATCGGCGACGACCGCGACGCGGCGGCCTGGCGGGCGCGTTACCGCGAGTACCTGCTGGCCCGGCTGACCGACCGCGCCCCCTGGCGTCCCGAGCTGGCCCCGGTGAGCTCGTGA
- a CDS encoding DUF3037 domain-containing protein: MSTRRGGLDSGLNSAPAVANVESGDDGPRPFYWATVRAVPRVERGEFVNVGVVLYSQHHEFLSCTRQVGDDRLRAIDPAVDLEQLDAVLRGIGSVCDGAAAAGLISEQPLRARFGWLTAPRSSVVQTGPVHSGVTADPAAELAGLHRRLVAPRPEH, translated from the coding sequence GTGAGCACCCGCCGAGGAGGCCTGGACAGCGGCCTGAACAGCGCTCCGGCCGTGGCCAACGTGGAGAGCGGCGACGACGGCCCCCGGCCGTTCTACTGGGCCACCGTGCGCGCCGTGCCCCGGGTGGAGCGCGGGGAGTTCGTGAACGTGGGCGTGGTGCTGTACTCGCAGCACCACGAGTTCCTCTCCTGCACCCGGCAGGTCGGCGACGACCGGCTGCGCGCGATCGACCCGGCCGTCGACCTGGAGCAGCTCGACGCCGTGCTGCGCGGCATCGGCTCGGTCTGTGACGGGGCGGCGGCCGCCGGGCTGATCAGCGAGCAGCCGCTGCGGGCCCGGTTCGGCTGGCTCACCGCCCCGCGCAGTTCCGTGGTGCAGACCGGACCGGTGCACTCCGGCGTGACCGCCGATCCGGCGGCCGAGCTGGCCGGGCTGCACCGGCGCCTGGTCGCGCCGCGCCCCGAGCACTAG
- a CDS encoding PspC domain-containing protein gives MNTVHRNMYDQGLYRPRHGGMLGGVCAGLAKRFGIGATMMRLIFVITLFVIPGSQILVYPLLWLLMPKEQAYTSYQSPTSHPMS, from the coding sequence ATGAACACCGTTCATCGGAACATGTACGACCAGGGCCTCTACCGTCCGCGCCACGGCGGGATGCTGGGCGGCGTGTGCGCCGGTCTGGCCAAGCGCTTCGGCATCGGCGCCACGATGATGCGGCTCATCTTCGTGATCACCCTGTTCGTGATCCCGGGCAGCCAGATCCTCGTCTACCCGCTGCTCTGGCTCCTCATGCCCAAGGAGCAGGCCTACACCAGCTACCAGAGCCCCACGTCGCACCCCATGAGCTAG
- a CDS encoding ABC transporter ATP-binding protein yields MSVVTLAPAIRLTGVAKEYGNGVVALQQVSLDVAPGEFVAIMGPSGSGKSTLMHCAAGLDTPSRGEVLIGGTAIGGLSETRRTELRRERIGFVFQSYNLVSSLTVRDNITLPLRMARRTPDEAWVAELIERVGLSDRAGHRPAELSGGQQQRAAIARALVARPAVVFADEPTGALDLRAAREVLALLRTTVDDLGQTVVMVTHDPAAAARADRALVMADGRIVETLSVPSAADLAASLIRVGEV; encoded by the coding sequence ATGAGCGTGGTCACCCTGGCTCCCGCGATCCGGCTCACCGGGGTCGCCAAGGAGTACGGCAACGGCGTCGTCGCCCTGCAGCAGGTGTCCCTCGACGTGGCCCCGGGCGAGTTCGTCGCGATCATGGGCCCCTCCGGCTCCGGCAAGAGCACGCTGATGCACTGCGCCGCCGGGCTGGACACCCCCAGCCGGGGCGAGGTGCTGATCGGCGGCACCGCGATCGGCGGGCTGAGCGAGACCCGCCGCACCGAACTGCGCCGTGAGCGCATCGGTTTCGTGTTCCAGTCGTACAACCTGGTGTCGTCACTGACGGTGCGCGACAACATCACCCTGCCGCTGCGGATGGCCCGGCGCACTCCCGACGAGGCCTGGGTGGCCGAGCTGATCGAGCGGGTCGGGCTGAGCGACCGGGCCGGTCACCGGCCGGCCGAGCTCTCGGGCGGCCAGCAGCAGCGCGCGGCGATCGCCCGGGCGCTGGTGGCCCGGCCCGCGGTGGTGTTCGCCGACGAGCCGACCGGTGCGCTCGACCTGCGGGCGGCCCGGGAGGTGCTGGCGCTGCTGCGGACGACGGTGGACGACCTGGGCCAGACCGTGGTGATGGTCACCCACGACCCGGCGGCCGCCGCCCGTGCCGACCGGGCGCTGGTGATGGCCGACGGCCGGATCGTGGAGACGCTGTCCGTCCCGAGCGCGGCCGACCTGGCCGCGAGCCTGATCCGGGTCGGGGAGGTCTGA